A region of the SAR202 cluster bacterium genome:
AAGAGACCTGAGGGGAGAGTTCAAAGGGAGGTGCGGTCTGGCCTGGCGGACGGAGCGTGGTGCTAGGGTTTCACCCTCACCTTTATCCTCTCCCATCAAGGGAGAGGAAAGAAGAGAGGCTGTCGAGCAGGCGATCGATTTAATCATGGCGGCGGCCGTCGGCGAGGTCCTGGTTGAGGTCGTAGACCATGCGGAGGCCGATGAGGGTGAGGTCGGGGTTGGTGGCGTCGAAGACTTTGGTCTCCTTGGCGATGACGCGGGCCATGCCGCCGGTGGCGACGACTCGCGCCTCCTGACCTAGCTCGCGCTTAAATCGATGCACCATGCCTTCGACTAGGCTGACGTAGCCGAGGAAGAGGCCGGACTTGAGGCTGTCCACGGTGTTCTTGCCGATGACGTTTTTGGGGGCGACCAGGTCAACGCGTTTAAGCTGGGCGGTGGCCTGATGAAGGGCCTCGGCGGCGACCTCGACGCCCGGGGCGATGGCGCCGCCCAGGTAGTCGCCGGTCTTGGAAATGGCGTCGAAAACGGTGGCGGTGCCAAAGTCCACGACTATGGCGGGACCGCCGTAGAGGCGGAAGGCGGCCACGGAGTCGACGACGCGGTCGGTGCCGACCTCCTTGGGGTTGTCGGCCAGGACGCGGATGCCGGTCTTGACGCCGGCGCTGATGGTGAAGGGCTGGACTTTGAAATACTCGCGGCAGACCTCCTCGATGGTGGCGGTGAGGGGAGGGACGACGCTGCAGATGGCGGCGCCGTCGATATCGGGGGTGCGGACGCCTTTGAGTGCAAGGATGTTGGTGATAGAGAGGCCGTATTCGTCGGGGACGCGGCGGGTGTCGGTGGAGAGGCGGCCGCGGCAGACGAGGTTCTGGCCGTCGAAGACGCCCATGGTGACGTTGGTGTTGCCTATGTCGATGGCGAGGAGCATGGAGAGATTATAGCAGGCGTGGGAGGGGCGATTTACGGAAAGAAGATTTGAGATTGACAGCCGGAAATACGGGGTGTTAAATTGCCGCGCTTTGTAATGGCACTGACGATACCAGTACGTAACCGCAGGTCTGAAAGGTCGGCTTAAATGAAGCGTCTGAATCTATTTGTCCTGGTTATGCTGGGCGCACTGGCCGCTATCGCTGGCAGCGCGGCAGTGGTCAGCGGAACGACGGGGGCAGAGGCGGTTTTCAGAATGCAAGAGGGGCCGCAGGTGCCGCCATCGGTTACGGTGAGCTTCGAAGACGACAGTGTTTACCATATTGGCAAGCATACGGTGACCTTCCAATTAAGCCCGGGTGGGCAGGTTACGGGGACGGGCGAGAGTCGCAGCGTGACCCGCTTTCAGTTCGACGGCTCCAGAAAAAAGGAGGACGAACCTGCCCAGCAGGCGGTCTGTGACCACGTTTACGTTGAAACATGGACATGGACTGGTGTGGAGAGCGGCTCCAGCCCGGAGGTGGGACAATACAGGTTTGACCTGGAAGTCCCATATGTCTTCCAATACAAGTCCGAAAACATCAATGGCTCGCTGCTGGAGGCGTACAAGAAGGCCTACCCTCTGGCCGGCGACCCCTGCAGAACGGAGCAGCCCAGGACTGAGCGTCCTCGCAAAGGCTCGGCTACGGTCAGGTACGACCAGAACCCGCCCTACGTTTACATGAGTGTCGGCAGCGGCTGGCAGAACACCTTTAACTTGGCTCCCGTGGCCCAGGAGGAGAAGGAGTGCGCCAAGACCACCGAGGCCGCCGGGGACCCAGAGAAAAAAGTTTATTCGACGCCAAAGGACCAGGAAAGCTATGTCCTGAATATGGCTGTGACTGACGGGTCGTCAAACATGAGGGCGCCGCTGGACAGGCTGGGAGGCAGCGGGTCGGTGCTCATCGCCTTTACGTGGCAGGATAGGCAGAAACAGCGCCACGTCAAATGCTTCCAAAAAAGCCTTTCGACGGTGTGGGGGCTGAGGGACGAAGCCATAGAGGAGGCGCGGCAAATCGGCGACTGGAACATCCAGCGGCCTGTGGCGACGGAGTTGTCGCTAATGGTGGACGTGCGGAGGGATGTACTGGACCAGATAGAAAAGATCGTGCGGGACCCGCAGAATTCTCAGGAGAGCGTCGATGAAAAGAAGGGGGAGAAGCTGCTGAGGGGTTCGTTGGTGGACTTTAGCTTTCAGATGTTTGTGTCCGACTCGACGAGCAAGGAGATCATGAAGACTCGCCCCGCCAAATTCACCTACGAGGTGCGTTATCCGGTGGTGTTCGTTCCGGGGACGGCGGGGTCGCGGCTGTCTGCGGAGGGGAGACAGGTCTGGCCGCAGAACATTAGCTCGGGCGGGTATGGGCTGACGGGGCTGTGGGCGCCTATGCGGCCGGACGAGAACGGCGGAGGACCTCCGGTGACGGCTTTTGAAGTCTTCCGATGTTACCTGGACTGTGCCGTCGCTTCCATATATCAGGGATGGCTAGACCACATGAAGGCGAAGGGCTACGAGGATGGGAAGTCATTGTTCCTTTTTCCTTATGACTGGCGGTTGGATATTACCAAGCACCCGGCGAACCTGGACAAGCTAGTCGATAAGGCGCTGGATATAGCCTACAACAGGAATGCAAAGGATTCGTCGGAGGCGGGCCGCCCTGCCTATGAGCGGCTGCCGGAGGACAAGGTAGTGATTGTGACCCACAGCCAGGGCGGGCTGGTGGCGAGGGCGTACACGTCGGATAAAAAGCGGGCGGAGAAGGTGGCGGTGATGATTCAGACGGCGCCTACCAACTACGGGTCGCTCAAGGCGCTGAAGGCCGCGGGCATGACGGGCTACAGCTTCGAGACGCCGTTCCTGGACACCCAGGTGGGTAAGTGGATGGCGAGGAACTATGGCGCGGCCTATTTCCAGTTCCCTATATCGCCCGGCGGGTCTGGAGAGATAGACCAGGTGCTTTTCGATGAGCAAGGTAAGCCGATATCGAACACTCGCGCCGAGCTTTCCAAGCTGACGACTTTCATGTTTTGTGACCACGGCATCCGGGAGTTCAGGGTGGGCGTGGAGATAGAGCCTTGCGCGAAGGCAACAATGAATACGCAGATAACGGGCGACGCCGTCAATTTTCACAGGAACCTGCCCAGCCCGGTGGCGCTGGGTGTGCCTACCTATGTCGTCGCGGGGACGGACCAGCAGACCATAGTGGGATACAGGCGCACATCGAGACAGACTAAGGTCTCAAGAAATCTGCTGTCGCAGGCGCTGGGGACGGATATGCCGGCGGGGGGCTTCAGCGGCAGCATTCCGGACACCGCGCTGATGAAGCTAGGGGTGCTGCCGCCCGAGACGATAGACCAGGCGAACTACAAAATCGTCAAGACGGAAGAGATTACAGCCGTTGACACGAACTACACCGTGGAGCTGCCCTACTACGCCGAGGTGTACGCGCCGTGCGGCGACAACCTGGTGCCGCTGCATCGCGCAGTAGACCTTCCGGGAGTAGAGCCTATCTATGTGGCGGGGGTCACCCACGGCGGAATGACGGAGGACGCAACGGTGCAGGAGATGGTGGATAGATTGCTCCATGGGGTAAGGCCCGTGAACCTCCCAAAGCCCCTGTGCAGCAGCCTGCCGACGGGGGTAAGCCAGGGGATTGGAATAACGGCGCAGAGCAGCCCGGCGAACCTGCACGTGTACGATGCCCAAAACCGGCATACGGGCCTTAGGGCTAACGGGACTATTGAGCTGGGCATTCCTGGTTCGACATTTGAAGTGCGGGGAGATACGCAGGAGGCGTGGCTGCCGTCGACGGACAAGGAGATTCGTGTAACGTTTGAGGGGCTGGTGGACACGAACTTCAACGTGCGCATTGTGTCCGGAAACGGGCGGACGGAGACACAGGTGGACTATCTGGAAATCCCGGAAACAAAGTCGAGCCGCGCGGAGATTAAGTTTAACGCCAGCAACCTTGGGAAGAGCACGTCGCTGACAAACGACACCAACGGGGATTCCAAGGTTGACCAGACGCTGCAACCTTCCAACGTCTCGACGATCACGGGAGTCAGTATTACGCCAGGGGCTACGGCAATAGCCACGTCTACGCCAACTTCCGGGAGCGGCGCAAAGAAGGGCGGCGGATGCGGCAAGTCCACCAGCGGGACGGTGGACTTTAGCTGGCTTCTGCAGGGGTTCATGCTCATCGGGCTGATGTTGGTGGTCAAGGTGAAGGGGCCGCGGAGGCGAAAGTAGGACTGCTAGCCTGATTGAAGGGCCGCTCCTGCCGTGTTACCTTGTCATCGAACGTGATTTTAAGGAATGCCGATGCGCATTGTCTCATTTTGCCTAGCGCGACAGAGATTGTATATACTTTAGGGCTGGGGGACAGCCTTTACGGCGTGACGCACGAGTGCGACTACCCGCCGCAGGCTCGGAGCAAGGCGGTGGTGGTGCGAAGCGCGGTGGAGACGGTGGGGAAGGATAGCAGCGCGATTACGGACGCGGTGCGGCAGCAGGCAGCGGCGGGGAGGCCGATGTATAAGATAGACCTGGGTGTGCTGAAGGAGGCGAAGCCGGACTTGGTGCTGACGCAGGCGTTGTGCGAGGTGTGCGCTGTGCCGACGCAGCAGGTGGACGAGGCGATGGACAGCCTACCGCAGAAGCCGCAGGTAGTGTCGCTGGACCCGTATTCAATAGATGACATGCTGAACAATATCCTATCGGTCGCGGAGGCGGCGGGGGTGAAGGGCGAGGGGGAGAGGGTGGTGGGGAGGCTGAGGGTGAGGCGGGACGCGGTGGCATCGAGGGCGGGGATGGCGTCGCATAGGCCGAGGGTAGTGTGCCTGGAGTGGCTGGAGCCGCTGCTGGTGGCAGGGCACTGGGGGCCGGAGATGGTGTCGCTGGCGGGTGGGGAGGACTGCCTCGGCAAGGCGGGCGAATCGTCATATAAGGTGACGTGGGAGCAAGTGGCGGAGGCGATGCCGGAGGTGGTGGTGGCGATGCCGTGCGGAATGGACGTTTCGAGGGCGCTGGCGGAGGTACATCTGCTGACGGAGAAGCCGGGCTGGGGCGACTTGCCTGCGGTGAAGAACAACGCTTTCTTCGTGGCCGACGGGAGCGCTTATTTCAGCCGGTCGGGGCCTCGGTTAATCGACGGGCTGGAACTGCTGGCGGAGGCGCTGCGTCCGGAGCTGTTTAAGGGCATTACGCCGGCGGGCGGGGCGTTTCGGGTTTACGGGAGGCTGTTCAGGCTTAGTTAAGGCGAGGGCCCTGGAAGGGGCGGACGCGTTCGATCTCTTTTTTCGCCAGGGCGATCTTTTCCTGTAGCAGTGGTATGCCTTTTTCCAATCGCTCCTTTGCCGAGTCCATTTGCAATAGATACTGGCCGACTTTGGGAGGCCGGGCGACGGCCTGGCCCAGGGCATGGGAAAGGGCTACGGGGTCGGAGGGGGTGTCGATGTTGCTGATCCAGCCGCCTTTGGCGCTGGCGAGGAGACGCCAGTAGTCGCCGAGAAGCTGCCGGGCTGTCGAGGCCAGGTCGCCGTAGTCGTCGGAGGGGACGTCGATAAGATACTGGACCTTGCCCATGAGGAAGGGGTATTCCTGGGTGGTCTCGACGAGGCGGAAGCGGCGCTCGCCGACGGTCTGGAGGGTGTAGCGGCCGTCGTCCAGCTTTTGGGCCTGGGTGATGCGGGCGGAGGTGCCGACGCTGTAGGGGACGGCGCCGTGGCCGACTTCCTGGCCCTCTTTTATCAGCAGCACGCCGAAGGGCGCTTTGAATTCCAGGCACTCGCCAATCATGATTTTGTATCGTTCTTCAAAGATGCGCAGCGGCAGCGGCATGCCTGGGAAGAGGACAAGGCTCAGGGGGAAGAGGCGGAGGTCTTCCGCCTGAGGCTGGGATTGGGTTTCTGGATTGTGGGTGGACATAGCGAATACAAGTATAGTAAGGGAGAGGGGCAGGGGCAAGGATAGGAGTATGGGGGGATTTGGGCTAAATGTGTCTTAGAGGAAAGGCCAACGTTGTTATCAGTCGAGATACTATTCCCTTTGTCCCCTTCCTGCTGACGTGTGATGCACAATGCATTCCTTGGACTTAATCGTGGTGCCCTCATCACCCCCTATCCCCCACTTCTTCCCGATTTGCATCGGGACAGGCTCTTTTCAATAGGAGAAGAGGGGGACCAGACGGATAGAAAACACTTCCTGCGCGAGGCTGGCGGAGCCTTATCGGGCTTTATCGTGGGCCGGAGACTTGGGTGTGGGCTATTTAGGCCAGGTCATGAGTATTAAGAGCGATGCTATTGCGCTTATAAGAGCGCCAATGAGAAGCCATTCGATAAATAGTTGGGTTGTGCTTTTCATATTTCAAGACCGGTTCTAGTTGTATTGGATTTTAAGTTGCAGGCAGTTAACGACAGGGTTAAAGGCCAACGCAATTTGATACGATGCTGAGCGCCATGCGGTTTCAGTCAATAAAGCCGGCGCTTCCGACGTGGGTATAGAGGCCGGGACTCAGGCTGCCGTCAGCGTATCGGTTACTTTTCCGCCACGATGGGGTTTTGCAGGACGCCGATGCCGTCGATGGCTACTTCCACGGTGTCGCCGGGCTTCATGCGGGAGGTGGCGCCGGTGGTGCCGGAGAAGACTAGGTCGCCGGGGTAAAGGGTGGCCTGCTGGCTGATGTAGCTGACCAGCTTGGCGAAGCTAAAGAGCATGTCTTTGGTGCAGGCTCGCTGCACTTCTTTGCCGTTGAGCTTGACGACCATTTCCAAGTTGCCGGCGTCGACCTCGGTTTCGATCCAGGGGCCGACGGGGCAGAAGGTGTCGCTGCCTTTGGCGCGCCACATAAAGTTATCGGCCTTCTGCCAGGCGCGTTCGCTGACGTCGTTGCCGCAGGTGTAGCCGAGGATATAGTCGGGGGCTTCTTTTTCGGTGACGCGGCGGCATTCGCGACCGATGACGGCCACAGCTTCGCCTTCGTAGTGGACGTCGCCGCCGGAGTCCTTGGGGATAACGATGTCGCCGCCGGTATGGTTGAGGGAGTTCCGGCCCTTGACCCAGGGCTGGGGAGTCTTGGGGAGGTCATGGATGCCGGTGATGGCGGCGGCGTGGGCCAGGTGGGCGGCAAAGTTCATGCCGGGCTGCCAGATCTGGACAGGCTCAGTGGGGGCCAGAAGCTGGACATCCTTAAGATTGTGAGCGTAATCCGTGGTGCGAAAACGTCGATATATGCTGCCGCGAATCTCGATGATTTTGCTGCCCTGGACGACGCCATGAGCGACAGCACGGTCTTTTTGGAACCTAGCGATCTTCATGCCACACCTCTCCCAGTGAACATGGGGGCATTTTAGGGAGGGCCGACGGGATGCGCAAGAGATAGAAAATGAGCGCCTTGACATGGTCTAACGTCGAACATAGAGTGGGGGCAATAAGACATTGAGGTAAACAAGCGAGGCGATTAGATTCTTCATCGAGTTCAGAACGGAAGATTATAAACAGAGGTGCGGTCATGGCCTACGATTTGCTAATCAAGAACGGGCGGATTGTGGACGGGACGGGGAGGCCGTCGTTTCAGGGGAACGTGGCGGTGAGGGAGGGGAAGATTGTGGAGGTGGGGAAGGCCAGCGGCCCGGCCAAACGCACCATCGATGCTCAGGGGCTGGTAGTGTCGCCGGGGTTTATCGACAACCACTGCCATTACGACGCGCAAGTGACCTGGGACCCGCTTTGTACCTTCTCGTGCTACCACGGGGCGACGACGGTGGTCTTCGGCAACTGCTCATTGACGCTGGCCCCAGCCAAAGAGGGCGACCACTACGCCCTGGCGCAGATGCTGTCGAGGGTGGAGGCCATACCGATGGAGGTCTTGCAGGCGGGGGTGCAATGGTCGTGGCGGACGGTGCCGGAGTATTTGAACGCCATCGAGCGGCGGCTGGGCGTCAACGCGGGGGTGCTGATGGGGCATTCGGCGATTCGAAGGTATGTGATGGGCGAGGCGTCGCAGGAACGGGACGCCACCAGGGATGAGATTGAGCAGATGCGAGGCATTGTGCGGGAGGGGCTGGAGGCTGGGGCGCTGGGGCTGTCGGTGTCGCGAAACCAAGGGCACTTCGATACCACGGGACGATTGCTGCCCGCCATACTGGCGCCGGTGGAGGAGATGATGGCGCTGGCGTCGGCGATGAAGGATGTGGGAACGGGGATAGTGCAGTGCGGGGGCGGGACGACGCCGGAGATGAAGGAGGGGCTGTGCAGCCGGCTGTCGCAGGCCAGCGGGAGGCCGGTGGTCTATAACAACATCACGCACCGGTGGAGCAGGCCGAACCAGTGGCGGGAACACCTGGACTATGTGAACAAAACGGTCAAAGAAGGGAACCGGGCATACCCGCTGCTGAGCCCTCGCCGGAACGTCAACCGGTTCACTATGATCAACGCGCAGGTCTTCGACCGGCTGCCGGCGTGGAAGCCGATCATGGAATCTTCGCCGGAGCGTAAGAAGGCGGCGTTCCGGGACAAGGAGATGCGGAAGAAGCTGCGATGGGAGGCGGTGGAAGGGGCGGAGGTGTCCTACAGCGCCTTCTCGCGTCGTTGGGACTACTTTTTTGTGGCGCAGCCAGCACTTCCGAAGAATCGATCGCTGAAAGGCAAGAGCATCGACCAGATAGCCAGGGAGCAGGGGAATGACGTGCTGGACGTCTTCCTGGACCTGGTGCTGGAGGAGGACCTGAAGACGGGGTTTGAGCTGGTGCAGGGCGGCGGCGACGAACAGGCCATGGCCGAGATGCTGCGGAACCCCAATGTAGTCATAGGGCTGTCGGATGGCGGGGCGCACGTTGTGTTCGAGGCGGGGTATGGGTACAGCACCTACTTTTTGGGGCACTGGGTGCGGGAGAAGCAGGTGATGAGCCTGGAGGAAGGGGTGCGAAAGCTGACATCCGTACCGTCGGAGCTATTCGGGATGGAGGACCGGGGGACGCTTAAGCCGGGCCTGAACGCGGACATAACGATTTTCGATCCAGAGACTATCGCGCCGCTGGAGCCGGAGGAGGTGGGGGACTTTCCAGCGGGCGGTCGCCGGCTGCGGCAGTTATCGCAGGGGGTGTACTGCACGATTGTGAACGGGGAGGTGCTGATTAAGGAGGGGAAGCATACGGGGTCGCTGCCGGGGAAGGTGGCGAGGAATGGGAAGTGGAGGAGTAAAGTGGAAACTGGACGTTAGAAAAAGGTGGGTAATAAGCCGTCAGAGACCC
Encoded here:
- a CDS encoding type III pantothenate kinase, producing MLLAIDIGNTNVTMGVFDGQNLVCRGRLSTDTRRVPDEYGLSITNILALKGVRTPDIDGAAICSVVPPLTATIEEVCREYFKVQPFTISAGVKTGIRVLADNPKEVGTDRVVDSVAAFRLYGGPAIVVDFGTATVFDAISKTGDYLGGAIAPGVEVAAEALHQATAQLKRVDLVAPKNVIGKNTVDSLKSGLFLGYVSLVEGMVHRFKRELGQEARVVATGGMARVIAKETKVFDATNPDLTLIGLRMVYDLNQDLADGRRHD
- a CDS encoding cobalamin-binding protein codes for the protein MKGRSCRVTLSSNVILRNADAHCLILPSATEIVYTLGLGDSLYGVTHECDYPPQARSKAVVVRSAVETVGKDSSAITDAVRQQAAAGRPMYKIDLGVLKEAKPDLVLTQALCEVCAVPTQQVDEAMDSLPQKPQVVSLDPYSIDDMLNNILSVAEAAGVKGEGERVVGRLRVRRDAVASRAGMASHRPRVVCLEWLEPLLVAGHWGPEMVSLAGGEDCLGKAGESSYKVTWEQVAEAMPEVVVAMPCGMDVSRALAEVHLLTEKPGWGDLPAVKNNAFFVADGSAYFSRSGPRLIDGLELLAEALRPELFKGITPAGGAFRVYGRLFRLS
- a CDS encoding peptidase S16, which produces MSTHNPETQSQPQAEDLRLFPLSLVLFPGMPLPLRIFEERYKIMIGECLEFKAPFGVLLIKEGQEVGHGAVPYSVGTSARITQAQKLDDGRYTLQTVGERRFRLVETTQEYPFLMGKVQYLIDVPSDDYGDLASTARQLLGDYWRLLASAKGGWISNIDTPSDPVALSHALGQAVARPPKVGQYLLQMDSAKERLEKGIPLLQEKIALAKKEIERVRPFQGPRLN
- a CDS encoding fumarylacetoacetate hydrolase family protein, with translation MSRRSFSISCASRRPSLKCPHVHWERCGMKIARFQKDRAVAHGVVQGSKIIEIRGSIYRRFRTTDYAHNLKDVQLLAPTEPVQIWQPGMNFAAHLAHAAAITGIHDLPKTPQPWVKGRNSLNHTGGDIVIPKDSGGDVHYEGEAVAVIGRECRRVTEKEAPDYILGYTCGNDVSERAWQKADNFMWRAKGSDTFCPVGPWIETEVDAGNLEMVVKLNGKEVQRACTKDMLFSFAKLVSYISQQATLYPGDLVFSGTTGATSRMKPGDTVEVAIDGIGVLQNPIVAEK
- a CDS encoding amidohydrolase family protein, yielding MAYDLLIKNGRIVDGTGRPSFQGNVAVREGKIVEVGKASGPAKRTIDAQGLVVSPGFIDNHCHYDAQVTWDPLCTFSCYHGATTVVFGNCSLTLAPAKEGDHYALAQMLSRVEAIPMEVLQAGVQWSWRTVPEYLNAIERRLGVNAGVLMGHSAIRRYVMGEASQERDATRDEIEQMRGIVREGLEAGALGLSVSRNQGHFDTTGRLLPAILAPVEEMMALASAMKDVGTGIVQCGGGTTPEMKEGLCSRLSQASGRPVVYNNITHRWSRPNQWREHLDYVNKTVKEGNRAYPLLSPRRNVNRFTMINAQVFDRLPAWKPIMESSPERKKAAFRDKEMRKKLRWEAVEGAEVSYSAFSRRWDYFFVAQPALPKNRSLKGKSIDQIAREQGNDVLDVFLDLVLEEDLKTGFELVQGGGDEQAMAEMLRNPNVVIGLSDGGAHVVFEAGYGYSTYFLGHWVREKQVMSLEEGVRKLTSVPSELFGMEDRGTLKPGLNADITIFDPETIAPLEPEEVGDFPAGGRRLRQLSQGVYCTIVNGEVLIKEGKHTGSLPGKVARNGKWRSKVETGR